Proteins co-encoded in one Sebastes umbrosus isolate fSebUmb1 chromosome 20, fSebUmb1.pri, whole genome shotgun sequence genomic window:
- the foxj1b gene encoding forkhead box protein J1-B, protein MPVLTSPDIADKFQEKWLEDQVTGSGSASLLPPLDDSLTSLHWLQNFSIVNADPERPGGACPSSSSSSSSSQQQQHHLLGLKRLGFPRGGTDSPSSPPAGDTAATGMPLYLGSPVTSGSDSTSFPNNNCGYNPQIPVIIQASPPVEVDYKTNPKVKPPYSYASLICMAMQASKQPKVTLSTIYNWITENFCYYRHAEPSWQNSIRHNLSLNKCFKKVPRQKDEPGKGGFWQIDPQYEDMFVNGIFKRRRMSANSYNSSSSSGSSSSSSSSGAQRQSKLLQGYQNGCPYQGAGVKRKHPPSKSNGKATRATESPLLAMEAHRADILRGDFDLASVFDDVLGGNCSTFEDLDINTALSALGCEMEVNVQGRQSGLGRWCGGGGDVVAQSQQHLNHHQSYGYMDCNMGELHVPLQLQQQLDQDQLLHHHHHQHHHHLQQFDEPSSLFPEQPEEAVLQPWEEIKEEAQAIPLTLDQGFGLCEGFFTEMQPWERVEAYL, encoded by the exons ATGCCGGTCCTGACGAGCCCAGACATCGCCGACAAGTTTCAGGAGAAATGGCTGGAGGATCAGGTCACCGGATCCGGGTCCGCCTCGCTGCTCCCCCCGCTGGACGACAGCCTCACCAGCCTCCACTGGCTGCAGAACTTCTCCATCGTCAACGCGGACCCGGAGCGACCCGGAGGAGCGtgtccgtcctcctcctcctcctcctcctcctcccagcagcagcagcaccacctgTTGGGTCTGAAGCGGCTCGGTTTCCCCAGAGGAGGCACCGACTCCCCGTCCAGCCCGCCGGCCGGAGACACCGCCGCCACCGGGATGCCTCTCTACCTCGGCAGCCCCGTCACCTCCGGCAGCGACTCCACCAGCTTCCCCAACAACAACTGCGGCTATAACCCGCAGATCCCCGTCATCATCCAGGCCAGCCCTCCAGTGGAGGTCGACTACAAAACCAACCCCAAAGTCAAGCCGCCCTACTCCTACGCGTCTCTCATCTGCATGGCCATGCAGGCCAGCAAGCAGCCCAAAGTGACTTTATCCACCATCTACAACTGGATCACGGAGAATTTCTGCTACTACAGACACGCGGAGCCCAGCTGGCAG AACTCGATTCGTCACAACCTGTCCCTCAACAAGTGTTTCAAGAAGGTCCCCAGACAGAAAGACGAGCCGGGGAAAGGAGGCTTCTGGCAGATCGACCCGCAGTACGAGGACATGTTCGTCAACGGCATCTTCAAACGCAGGAGGATGTCCGCTAACAgctacaacagcagcagcagcagcggcagcagcagcagcagcagcagcagcggcgccCAGAGACAGAGCAAACTGCTTCAGGGTTATCAAAATGGCTGCCCGTACCAAGGGGCGGGCGTCAAACGGAAGCACCCGCCCTCTAAGAGCAACGGCAAGGCGACGAGGGCGACCGAGTCCCCTCTTCTGGCGATGGAGGCCCACAGGGCGGACATCCTGAGGGGGGACTTCGACCTGGCGTCCGTGTTCGACGACGTCCTCGGCGGGAACTGTAGCACCTTCGAGGATTTGGACATCAACACGGCGCTGAGCGCCCTGGGCTGCGAGATGGAGGTTAACGTGCAGGGGAGGCAGTCGGGGCTAGGGAGGTGGTGCGGCGGAGGAGGGGACGTCGTGGCTCAGAGCCAGCAGCACCTGAACCACCACCAGTCCTATGGTTACATGGATTGCAATATGGGAGAGCTCCACGTgccgctgcagctgcagcagcagctggaccAGGATCAGCTgctccaccaccatcaccaccaacaccaccaccacctgcaGCAGTTCGACGAGCCCTCCTCGCTGTTCCCAGAGCAGCCCGAGGAGGCGGTGCTGCAGCCCTGGGAGGAGATCAAAGAAGAGGCGCAGGCCATTCCTCTGACTCTGGATCAGGGCTTCGGCCTGTGCGAGGGCTTCTTCACAGAGATGCAGCCGTGGGAGCGAGTGGAGGCCTatctgtga